Genomic segment of Bacteroidia bacterium:
GATGTGAAGTTTGAAAACATGCGGAAGGAGCTAATGTTTCAAGGTTATTATAAAGAGCTTTTAAGTAATGATAGTATAGGAATGATAGTGAGGTGAGTTGAGGTTATGGTCATGTAGATGGGTTATGGGGGTAGGTGGTGAGTAGGGGATGTGGGGGTGTTATGGAGGATATTGAAACCTTTACTGGACACGGCACATTTTATCCCCATATAGTGAACAAAAACTTCTTAATTTTCATTCGTTTTTACCTGAAAGTATATAGTATCAGATCTTCGGTAGATAATTCTACAAAAGGCTAGACAGGACGTTAAACCAGTGCTTTGTCCAAAAGGTGTTCTCTAAAGCTTGATATCCAGACATCCCAAAATCTGAGATTGTATTCATGAGGAATCATAAAACTCTTCAGGTGGTTATACATTGGACACAGTAGATAAAATGAAGAGAATTTTAGTTACAGGTGGTGCGGGATTTATTGGGAGTCATCTCTGTGAAAGATTACTAAATGAGGGAAATGAGGTTCTGTGCGTCGATAACTTTTACACAGGCACAAAAAGAAATATTTTGCATCTTCTTAATAATCCACATTTTGAGGTTATTAGGCACGACATCACCCTTCCTTTGTATGTAGAGGTTGATGAGATTTACAATCTTGCCTGTCCAGCATCTCCTGTGCACTATCAGTTTGATCCAGTGCAAACAGTTAAAGTTTCTGTGTATGGTTCAATAAACATGCTTGGTTTAGCAAAGAGGCTTAAGATAAAAATCCTGCAAGCCTCTACCTCTGAGGTATATGGAGATCCACAGGTCCATCCCCAGCCAGAAACCTATTGGGGCAATGTAAACCCCATTGGTCCGAGGGAATGCTATGACGAGGGAAAAAGATGCGCAGAAACCCTCTTTTTTGCCTATCATGAACAACACAATCTTAGGATAAAAATTACCAGAATATTTAATACATATGGACCAAGAATGCATCCTAATGATGGAAGGGTAGTAAGTAATTTTATATTTCAAGCTCTTCATGGAGAACCATTGGCAGTATACGGAGATGGTTCACAAACGAGAAGTTTTTGTTATATTGATGATATGGTTGAAGGATTGATTAAACTTATGAACTCTCCAGATGAAATAACAGGTCCTATTAATTTAGGAAACCCTTATGAAATTACTATTATTGAACTTGCAGAGTTAATATTAAAGCTCACTAAGTCAAAATCAAGGATAGAATTTAGACCCTTGCCGAAGGATGATCCTGCAAGAAGACAACCAGATATAACTCTGGCAAAAAAACTTCTTAACTGGGAGCCTAAGACTCCGTTAGAAGAAGGGTTGATGAAAACGATAGAGTATTTTAAAAAGGTTTTGTTTTAAGGTAAGCGTGGACATGTTATATCATAAACCTAATATTCTTATAGTTGGTGGTGCAGGGTATATTGGTTCTCATGTTAACAAGCTTTTAAATGAAAGTGGAAAGTATAACACTATTATTCGATAATCTTATTTACGGTCATAGAGAGTTTGTTAGATGGGGTGATTTTATTTTAGGAGATTTATCAAACATAGAACAAATAAGATTATGCTTTAGGAGATATAAAAAAGATGCTGTAATGCACTTTAGCGCATATGCTTATGTTGGATAGTCCGTTAAGAAACCTCAGGAGTATTATTACAATAATGTTGTCAATACTTTGAATTTACTAAAAGTTATGTTAGAAAACGGAGTTAAATTTTTGGTATTTTCATCGAGTTGTGCAACATACGGTATTCCAGAAAAAATTCCTATCACAGAAGACCAAAATCTCAATCCTATTAATCCGTATGGAAGAACTAAAGCTATGATAGAGCACATACTAAAAGACTATGATGAAGCCTATGGTATTAAATTTGTAATTTAAAATACTTCAATGCAGCAGGTGCAGATCCAAGCGGACTAATTGGGGAGTGGCATGACCCTGAAACTCACATAATACCACTTCTCTTAGATGTGGCGATAGGAAAAAGAGAGAGTTTCACCATATATGGAAATGATTACCCCACACCAGATGGGACATGCGTAAGAGATTTTATACATGTAAATGATTTAGCAAAGGCACACATGCTTGCCATGGACTATCTTCTAAATGGTGGTGAGAGTGATGTGTTCAATCTTGGAACCGGAAAAGGTTACTCTGTTATGGAGATAGTAAGGATAGTTTCCAAAATAACTTCAAGAGATATAAAAGTAATAATTGGGGAAAGAAGACCTAGAGATCCTCCTATCATAATTTCTGACTTCGCTAGGATAAAAAGTAAGTTAGGGTGGGATCCAGAGTATAGTGATATAGAAAACATGGTAAGGACTGCCTGGAATTGGCATCAAATACTTTATTCAAAGTTTAAAGTTTATTGAATATTTTCATTATAAAAAGGAGATATTTGAATGTATAAGAATTACAACATAGTGTGCGTTACTCCTGCGGGTAGAAGGCGGTATATGAAACTTCTTGCATCTTATGTTTTAACTGACGACATTGTTGATAGATGGGATATTTGGGTAAACACTACTGATAAATTAGATATAGCCTTTTTTGAATACATGGCAAAAAATTTTTCAAAGGTCAAACTTATCCCCCAACCAGAAGGTTTAGTGGATGGTAATGCATCTATAAATGCTTTCTTTAGATATTGTACAAATGAATATGTTTCGACAAAGGAGGTAACCACATGAACTCTAATCAGTTTCCTTTTGTAACAGTAAATATTCTTGCTTACAATAGAAAAGAAGAAGTAGACATTACACTAAGAAAAATACTCTATAATTTGGAATATCCAAAAGATAGATATGAAGTAATAGTAGTAGACAATGCTTCTACGGATGGCACTTATGAAATGATTAAAACAAAATATCCTGAAGTTAAGGTTATTAGACTAGAGAAAAATATCGGTATAGCAGGGTGGAATGAAGGGTTTAAAGCAGGAAAGGGAGATTATTTTTTGGTTTTAGATGACGATAGTCATATCGAAACTGGTTTAATTGAAGCCATTAATTTTTTGGAAAATAACAAAAATATCGGAATATTAGCGTGTAAAATAGTCGGAGGTCCATTTACTACAGACCATTGGAAAGATCTAGACGATTGCATTGGGTTTATCAACTGTGGAGCTCTGATACGTAAAGATCTAATAAATAAAATTGGTGGTTTTGCGGAAGAAATGTTTTTGTATTCTAATGAATGGGAGTACTCAATTAGAGCATTAGATCAAGGCTTTAAGATAGTATATTTCAGCAAATGTGTGGTAATTCATAGGGCATCTAAAAAAAATAGGAGTATTAAAAGATTAAGAACTCTGACTACTCGAAATGAATTATGGATTGTGTGGAGGTATTATACGGGTTTTAAAAAATTTCTACTCATGTTCAGGGTGTTATTTTGGAATATGATGGCATCTAGACATGAAGGAGTTAATTCGGTTTTTTACGCATTATCTGGTTTACTCAAATTTATTAATATGGAAAAAATAAAACAATTAGAGTTAATAAGAAGGTATTAGAATACTATGAGAAGAATTTTTGGAGTTTTAAACCAATTTTACCTTCTATTATAAAAAGGGCTAAAAAACTTTTAAAAAGAGCGTAAAAAAGCTCAAACAAGTTATTAAGGAGGAATTTACTATGTTTAACTACATCATCATCGGCGCTGGTTTTGCAGGTTCTGTGATTGCAGAGAGAATAGCTTCTCAATTAGGCAAGAAGGTCCTTATCATTGAGCGAAGAAACCACATAGGAGGCAACTGCTTTGACTACAAAGACGAAAACGGTATCATTGTGCATAAATATGGTCCTCATATTTTTCATACAGACCACAAAGAAGTGTTTGACTATCTATCAAATTTCACCGATTGGCATTACTACAATCACAGGGTGTTAGCATTCATTGACGGTAAAAAGGTGCCTATACCCTTTAACTTTAA
This window contains:
- a CDS encoding SDR family oxidoreductase; protein product: MKRILVTGGAGFIGSHLCERLLNEGNEVLCVDNFYTGTKRNILHLLNNPHFEVIRHDITLPLYVEVDEIYNLACPASPVHYQFDPVQTVKVSVYGSINMLGLAKRLKIKILQASTSEVYGDPQVHPQPETYWGNVNPIGPRECYDEGKRCAETLFFAYHEQHNLRIKITRIFNTYGPRMHPNDGRVVSNFIFQALHGEPLAVYGDGSQTRSFCYIDDMVEGLIKLMNSPDEITGPINLGNPYEITIIELAELILKLTKSKSRIEFRPLPKDDPARRQPDITLAKKLLNWEPKTPLEEGLMKTIEYFKKVLF
- a CDS encoding glycosyltransferase is translated as MNSNQFPFVTVNILAYNRKEEVDITLRKILYNLEYPKDRYEVIVVDNASTDGTYEMIKTKYPEVKVIRLEKNIGIAGWNEGFKAGKGDYFLVLDDDSHIETGLIEAINFLENNKNIGILACKIVGGPFTTDHWKDLDDCIGFINCGALIRKDLINKIGGFAEEMFLYSNEWEYSIRALDQGFKIVYFSKCVVIHRASKKNRSIKRLRTLTTRNELWIVWRYYTGFKKFLLMFRVLFWNMMASRHEGVNSVFYALSGLLKFINMEKIKQLELIRRY